TTTTATGCTGAGTTATGTATTGTGATCTGCCTGAATCAGCTTGTAGTCTTGTGGGTCTACTACACCATCTGGGATGGCAGATGATAACCAAGTTTTTCAGAGGAAAAGCGCTGAGATACAGGAAATGTCACTCCTAGTTGTGTTCAGCAGTTTTAATTTATCCATTTTGCTGTTCAGGTAGTGAACTTTGGTGGAGACACGCAGTAGTCCAAGAAGTCCTACATCCTCTAGCACAAGTTCCCTTTCACCACAACCTTAGCTTGCTTTGAAATGGTGGGTAAAATATCCTGTCACACTTTtgataaaatatctttaaaatagcTGAAGAATgttagataaaaacacaaaggcaTGGTGTCAATATATGTCTGATAAGAGGTTCTCACtggttgatgatgatgatgaaactaTATTGATCCCCACAGGGCAAAAACGCATATTTCATGAACAACAtgaattttaatgtaaatgtaaacaaagggagaaaaaaaagagaacaccAATTCACTGTGGCTGCCAGGCACGGTGCCATCTGGAAGACAGGCATGAGGCCAACTGGAAGACATTAAGTCATGAGTGTCATCAACCATAACAATCATGTCACTATCAAAGCACGCCTGTTCATTCTAGAGGTGACTGCCAGGGGAGGGGGACGGTTATAGTTAAACAAAACATTGTGAAATTAATTatggttttcatttttaatggcTGTTTGTTGAAATAATTTTTGCAAACTTAAACTCAACTTTGGGGCGGCTGTAGCTCAGGAGGTTGAGTTGGTGTCGGTGGTTCGATctctggctcctccagtccacatgtaaTAAGTGCAAGATGGATAGAGATTGTGAGCAAGATAGTGAACCCCAAAATGATGTTGGTGACTGCGTCATTggtttgtgactgtgtgtgtgtatgaatagGTCAGTGAGCATTAGAAGCACTGTAAAACGCTTTGGATAAAAAACACTATATTGGTCCTGATGAGCAGATTGGCACTTTGCATggcagcccctgccatcagtgtatgaatgtgtattaaTGCTGGCATGTGTTGTAAAGCAATTTGACTTGTCCGTAGACTAgaaaaagcactatataaatgcagtctatttaccattcaACATTGAATATTGAAAAATAATGTGTCAAATTGGCTAAAGCACAAATATGACTATTACATTCTCAACCTGTGTGTCATCCATGAGTTTACATCACTGTTATATAAGATATGATTTTATAAGAGGAGTATTATCAGATTCTTTGGATGGAAATGCAATTAGTTTCTTTGAATTGATTTTGATTTGgatttaaatgtcctttttcaGTAAAAGACTTCATATACGCTCGTGAGTTTAATGTCACCAGGGACGGCAAGATGAATTGATATTTACAATaagtatattataaatgtatcaCAAATAGTGATGTTTGGATGGTAAATATCAGGTGTAGGtatatgaaatatgttttgGAGTGAATCCTCTGATTATGTTTTTACTCCTGCCTTCCTTTTATTCTtgtacacatgaacacacagagagcacaCTCTCCATTCACGCTACATTGACTAGAGGCTCCCCCTGCAAATGTAAAAGGGACACATCGATAACTGAGCAATTAGTGCATCAATAACCTGCACTTCCaattttaatgtattcaaaagGAATTGGATTTCTCATTGGattctgtatatttgtgttttgctgTCTAGCTTAATGCATATTTGCTTTTCTCCTCTCCGGAACATTGTACCATGTGAGGAGATGCAGATTTACTGATATTAAGATTCAAGCTCCAGAATATCGGCCCACGTTCATGTTTATTTCAATCAATCTGTCTCTCACCCTCTATTTTCCTCACAACCAAACAAACTAAGGATGTACTGATCCCTCTTGTTCTTTCCCCAATTCCATCTATACATCACTTTTTAACCAAAATCATAGATGTTACCACACTAATAATCTTTAAAGGCTTGCACACATTTTAGCTATATGATTCAAGAAGGTTCAGGAAACCGTAGTGTTTTCTCTAGACAGTGACTAAGGAACAGTGTTTAGGTCCAGTCTGGTTACGCAGTCCATTTATTAGTACGGAGTGGTGCATCACTGACACATGCAATATATTCTGTACACAACAGGCTGCACTGAAAGCACGCATAGAAATGAACACTGCAGTATTAGTGAGGAGACACTCCAgatgcaccacacacacaaaaatagtaaaatgttGCCACCACTAAGTTGTCCAAAGCACTGGACCTTGATACTTAACCTCAATATCTGCTCACATTTCAATTACCAATAGAACTctacacgtgcacacacatacacaaatacagacacgcacacacacacacaggaaataattATAGTCTAAAATCATTGCAGCATGAAAAAAGCCAGAATTCTTTAGCTAGAGGGAATACAGATCAAAGAAGACTTAATAATAATGGGTCGTAATTACAGAGTTGAAAGGTTCAAAATCAAACATAATGATTACAGTGTTTGAGCTAGCCAGTAGCAATGGAGCATGGATGAAACTTTCTGAATTGTGCATTGTTGCAAGCTGCATGAGATGATAATGGACAAATTGTGTAATCTGCATGAGAAGAAATGgcctcactgtctgtctgacctTTCTGTATGCAATATTTTGTAGTCATAGGCCTCTCTAGTAACTAAATTGATCTAACAGTTTGGTTCTGAAAAAAGACAATATCTTGGTAGGTTCGTGAGGATTTATGTTTTAGGGCATGTTTTACTGTATACGGAAGGTTATTTTCAAGCTGCGGTGCTTAACCGCTCAATGTCTAGTGGTGTAATTCTGAAATAATGAGTCTCTTCGGCTTGGTGGAATCACTGAGAttttgtattacatttttatttgattacgCAGCTGAAGCAATCCACACTGGGCCCCAAATTTTGTGTGTAAGATCACaagatataatttatttttcctgCATCCTACATGTTCTACATTAAATTTGTAAAAACTGAGAGATTTATTGAAGCTATTCAAGCTCTGGCACTGAAAAGAAACTGTGTTGGGATATAGTTAtgattgcatttttttaatgcctCTTTTCcctttgttgttgctgtctAATTATTATGTTGTGCTTGCAGGCCTGCGGTAGGTTTTGGTACAACGTATTgacaaaaataattcattttacagCCTGTAAGTTATAATAGAAAAATACTATTAAGAgaattttttgttctttttttcctgctgacTTGATATATCACCCTGGTCTTAATGAGTTCTGTGATTTTACTTTATAATTAAAGTTAACTAATTATTGCCTCTGGAGTTTGATACAGATACCAAATGCGTTACAGCTAATTCTTTAAACATGATTTCCTTTAGGAAACAATATTTTGATTTTCTTCGTTTATGTCATTTTACAGGCAGATCTTCTGATGACCTAATGGAACTTAATTTACAAGTTGTGCTGTTTTGGCTCCTGGTGCTGCACTGTGGCTCCACTGAAGGTAGTATCCTGTACCGGGTCCAGGAGGAGCAGCCTCCCAACACTCTTATTGGTAGCCTGGCAGCAGACCAGGGACTGCCAGACTCGGGTCATCTCTACAAGCTAGAGGTTGGTGCCCCTTATCTTCGTGTCGATGGAAAGACGGGAGATATTTTCACCACAGAGATTCCCATAGACAGAGAGACCCTGAGGGACTGTCGGTCCCTTGCTAAGGGTAAACCCTGCTACCTGGAATTTGAAGTATCAGTGACAGATCTGATACAAAATCAGAGCCCACGACTCATTGAAGGACGCATTGAGGTACAGGACATCAATGACAACACCCCGCAATTTCCTTCTTCTGTGCTCACCATCTCTGTCCCTGAGAACACAATCATGGGGGCACTGTTCTCCATACCTCTAGCTACAGACAGGGACTCAGACAGGAATGGTGTGAGTGATTATGCCCTGACTGCAGGGCCCGACGCAGCAACCCTATTTGGTTTACAAGTGGCTGACGACAGGGGTGGGAAGCTCCCACAACTCATTGTCCTTGGCAACCTAGATCGTGAGTTAAAGGATTCCTATGACCTCACCATCAAAGCAGTGGATGGAGGAAACCCACAGCGCTACAGCAGTGCTTTGCTGAGAGTGGTAGTCACCGATGCCAATGATAACTCACCCAAGTTTGAAAAGTCCACGTATGAGGCAGAAGTGTCTGAAAATAGTCCAGTCGGGCACTCTGTGTTGCAGGTGCGTAAacatctctttaaattaaattgcagTCTGGAGTGTAATGTTAAGTTGCAACCAAAATTGTTAGTGTTGCTTGAtgtactgtttttaattttatattcattaGCAGTGCTCAGCCAATTTATCAAGATGTTTTTTGAAAAATTAATCCATGCATCATGTTTGCACAGTAGTTATTCCTCAGAATAGTCTTCATGTGTACATTCTAATCAtagatatacatttttattctggtgttgaggtttaaaatgtttaaaagtagaatttaaccTCTAATATAGAGCTCCTGGGAAACCAGCCACTCACATATATTGCtctttataatatttaatattgctAAAATTAGTTTGTCTCACTCTATTACTCTAATATGCATGTTAAGTACTAGAAGTAGTAGAGTATTAGCATATTATGCTTGTACAGGTAATTAAGCTGCTTATTGCTGTTGTTGGGCTATTATACTTACAGAAATAGAGTTAGAGATACACAATGCCAATGTAGGAGTAAGATGCTCTGTGTAGGATTTTCTCTGCATCCCACTGTGAAATTGCACTGACTGTCATGAAAGAAATAGCAGGCTTTGTATTTTGCCATACGTTTTCATATGAACCTTTCTCTAGCCCATTCTcaggaataaaaaaagggaaaaagatgGTAAATAGACTGCATTTTTCTAGTCTTATCGACCACTCATAGCGCCTTACAATACTTGCCAACATTTACCcactcacacatgcattcatacatttatggcagaggctgccatgcaaaaGGTGCCCACCTGCTCATCATACAGCTATTCCTGTCTAAAATGCCCCACGGAAGAGGAAAAAAGGCCAGTGACATAACCAttaaaaagcagagaggaagggcaataatgaaatatatatggAGCTGTTCATATGCTGTGCTTTGAAATGATCAGGCATgcattgattaattaattaattaattaattaattgacaaaTAATTAGTAGAGAAAATCCTACTCTGGCTTTCTTTAAATCCAACCTTAAAGTGTTGCATGTAATTCACGGCTTTAACCATACAACTTCTTTCGATTGTAGGTCAAAGCAAATGACTCTGACATGGGCCCTAATGGAGAAATTGAGTACACCCTTCACCAAGCAGTAGACCCAGTGCCGAAACTCTTACGAATCGATCGGTCCACTGGCATTATCTACGTCAAAGGACCACTTGACAGAGAAGAAATCAGCAGCCTGTCCTTCTATGTGGTGGCAAGGGATAAGGGTCCTCAACCCAAAAGCTCTAATACATTTGTAACCATTGAGGTGACTGACCAAAATGACAATGCTCCAGCAGTGGAGATTCGTGGGATTGGTCTTGTGACTCACAGTGAAGGAGTGGCTAACATTTCAGAGGACATGCCAGTGGGAACAGCCGTTGCTTTGGTGCAAGTGTCGGACAAGGATGAGGGAGAGAATGCCGTGGTCACTTGTGTGGTAGCAGGAGATGTGCCCTTCCAACTTCGCCCTGCCAGCGACTCACCCACTGACAACAAGAGGAAATATTTCCTACAGACCACCACTCCTCTCGACTTTGAAAGGGTTAGGGACTACCGAGTAGAAATTGTGGCTGTGGATTCTGGAAATCCAGCACTCTCCAGTACAAACTCTTTGAAGGTGCAGGTGACTGACGTGAACGATAACTCCCCAATATTTTCCCCAACCTTGTTTGAGGTAGAATTTGCCGAAGAAAACCAACCAGGAGAGAAGGTTTTGTATGTTACAGCTTCGGATGCTGACAGTGGCACCAATGCGGAACTTCTCTATAATATTGTAGGAGACTCATCCATCAAAGGTCTTTTTGAGATTGACCCAAATACGGGAGAAGTCAGAGCCCGAAGCCCACTTGATCGTGAGCATAAGGAACGCTATGAGTTCCGGGTCACCGCAGCAGATAAAGGGTCACCTGTTCACAAAGGAACAGCAACTGTTGTAATAAAAGTCATCGACCGCAATGACAATGACCCCAAGTTCATGCTTAGTGGCtacagtttttcagttttggaAAACATGCCTCCCCTCAGTCCAGTTGGCATGGTGACAGTCGTGGATATGGACAAAGGGGAGAATGCTCGGGTTCACCTGTCTGTAGAGCCTGACGGAGGAAAGTTTGTTGTTCAAAATGGTACAGGCACCATTCTCTCAAGCATCTCatttgacagagaaaaagaaagcagctACACTTTCCGACTTAAAGCAGTGGATGGAGGGGAGCCACCCAGGTCTTCATATGTGGGTGTTACCATCAATGTATTGGATGAAAATGACAACGATCCTGTGGTCACCAAGCCGTCCAATTCCTCCTTCAGACGCTTGTCACCTCTAGCTTCCCCAGATAGTCATGTGGAGATAGTCGAAGCTGAAGACCTGGACAGTGGGCCTAATGCAGAGCTGGTCTTCAGTATTGCTGGTGGAAACCCTTACCAGTTATTCCGCATCTCCCCCACCAGTGGAGAGATCACTCTGGCAAAGGAAATGACCCGAAAACATGGTGGACTGCATCGCCTAGTGGTACGAGTGAGTGACAGAGGGAAACCTGCACGTCATGCCACTGCCCTGGTCCACATCTATGTGAATGAAACCATTTCAAATGTCAGCTTAGTGGAAGCCCTAGTTGGACACAGTCTTTACACTCCACTGGACAGGGACATTGCAGGTGATCCTGACAATGGTTTTGCTGCACAGCGCAGTAACATTTTGTTTGGAAGCCTTGCTGGTGTGGCAGGTGTTGTCATGCTGATCTTGGTGGTGGTATTTATTCGACACCGCATCCAGAGAGAAACTAAGAGTGGGTATCAGGCTGgcaaaaaggaaacaaaggacTTATATGCACCCAAACAGGCACCAAAGAATGCCAAAGGCaaacgaggaaggaagggaaaaccTCAGAAATCTCCAAAACCACTCGGGGAAGACGAGGAGGTCAGCCTTCAAAAGAGTCTTAAGTTCAACCTTGATGGAGTCCATGATAGCCCCAGGATACATCTGCCCTTAACCTATTCGCCAGGAAGCCCTGATATAAGCAGGCACTACCGCTCCAACTCCCCCTTACCCTCCATTCAGCTGCAGGCCCAATCCCCCTCAGCCTCACAGAAACACCAGGCTGTCCAGGACCTTCCCGCCGCCAACACCTTCGTAGGAACGGGAGGAGATGACAACTCTACTGGCTCAGACCAGTACTCAGATTACAGCTACAAGACCAGCCAGCCGAAGTACAACAAACAGGTAAAGTACCGCCTTACAAAACATAACTACTGTGTAGATGGTCTGTAAGAGAAGGGGATGGTTGGTATGTTACTTTTGcagaaaatatgtttgattGAGGGTATTGCAGGGCTCAATTTTAGATATCAATTTtaaagcttatacattttattatttcttgaGTGCAACAGTTCTGGAAATTGtctaacattttgaaaaaacacTCATGTAGAACCAGAAACTAGAAAACCCACGATCTGTGTTGTCAGCTACATTAATATGCCACGATCTACTCAAATGGCTTAAACTATTATttcaaatttgaataatttgaatttgttttattgttgtgctACCAGTCTAGATTGTAAAGCTGACAAATTATACTTTCCCACAGAATTGTTACTGTCATATGTTTTATTCTCAATTTAGTGCTCACTTGAGATTTCACATAATGTATGAGATGATAGGTGAAGGGCACAAAATGCCTACTGTCATCTGAAAGCATATGACTtgcctaaataa
This Scomber scombrus chromosome 14, fScoSco1.1, whole genome shotgun sequence DNA region includes the following protein-coding sequences:
- the pcdh1a gene encoding protocadherin-1, whose amino-acid sequence is MELNLQVVLFWLLVLHCGSTEGSILYRVQEEQPPNTLIGSLAADQGLPDSGHLYKLEVGAPYLRVDGKTGDIFTTEIPIDRETLRDCRSLAKGKPCYLEFEVSVTDLIQNQSPRLIEGRIEVQDINDNTPQFPSSVLTISVPENTIMGALFSIPLATDRDSDRNGVSDYALTAGPDAATLFGLQVADDRGGKLPQLIVLGNLDRELKDSYDLTIKAVDGGNPQRYSSALLRVVVTDANDNSPKFEKSTYEAEVSENSPVGHSVLQVKANDSDMGPNGEIEYTLHQAVDPVPKLLRIDRSTGIIYVKGPLDREEISSLSFYVVARDKGPQPKSSNTFVTIEVTDQNDNAPAVEIRGIGLVTHSEGVANISEDMPVGTAVALVQVSDKDEGENAVVTCVVAGDVPFQLRPASDSPTDNKRKYFLQTTTPLDFERVRDYRVEIVAVDSGNPALSSTNSLKVQVTDVNDNSPIFSPTLFEVEFAEENQPGEKVLYVTASDADSGTNAELLYNIVGDSSIKGLFEIDPNTGEVRARSPLDREHKERYEFRVTAADKGSPVHKGTATVVIKVIDRNDNDPKFMLSGYSFSVLENMPPLSPVGMVTVVDMDKGENARVHLSVEPDGGKFVVQNGTGTILSSISFDREKESSYTFRLKAVDGGEPPRSSYVGVTINVLDENDNDPVVTKPSNSSFRRLSPLASPDSHVEIVEAEDLDSGPNAELVFSIAGGNPYQLFRISPTSGEITLAKEMTRKHGGLHRLVVRVSDRGKPARHATALVHIYVNETISNVSLVEALVGHSLYTPLDRDIAGDPDNGFAAQRSNILFGSLAGVAGVVMLILVVVFIRHRIQRETKSGYQAGKKETKDLYAPKQAPKNAKGKRGRKGKPQKSPKPLGEDEEVSLQKSLKFNLDGVHDSPRIHLPLTYSPGSPDISRHYRSNSPLPSIQLQAQSPSASQKHQAVQDLPAANTFVGTGGDDNSTGSDQYSDYSYKTSQPKYNKQHPHRRVTFSTTNPVQDLQDASQHSYYDSGLEESETPSSKSSSGPRIGPLTLPEDHYERTTPDGSIGETEHPENDIRSLPDVAMTGNCTTECSELGHSDACWMPGHPSPVRKTRNPPKLSTFVPYQERGSLGRLANGSARLGGEEHRSRLPPSRSAYSNSGHDANQDCPLEEMPLSVASEYPSTSPSGHTPKREIYL